ACTTCTGCAGGCTGCACTGGGTTTTCAGCAATGTCATTTGCAAGATCATGAGGTGCATGTACCATACTTGCTTCTATAACAGCATCTACTTTGTGACGTGCATCAGCCTGGACCGCTACCTGGCCATTGTCCATCCTTTGCAATCATTCTTCTTGCTGAACATGCGGCAGTCCTTGTTCGTGTGCGTTGGAATCTGGGTGCTGTCTGCAATAGTCAGTATCCCCTCCGTCTTCATGACTTTTGTCATCCCTTGCTCCAGCAACCAATCCGTTTGCACCCTCTACATCTTCTCCTATGGCACTGGCAAGACATTGCCCTACTCGGTGATCAGCACAGTGACTGGCTTTGTCCTCCCCTTCATGGCCATCTACTATTGCTACTGGAGCTGCACCAGAGAGCTCAAAAGGCATAACTTGAAAAGTgttcaaaagaagaagaagctctTCAGGCTGATGTATTCTGTCCTGATCATTTTTAGCCTCATGTACCTGCCCTATCACCTCATTAGGAATGCCTGCATCACCATTAGAGCCATGAGCAACAATCAAACCAGATTGATCAACAGCTTGGATGCAAGCTTCTCAATGGAAATGGCCATCTGTAGCTTAAACACCTGTGTCAATCCTTTCTTTTATTTTGTAACAAATGGCAACGCTAAGAATTCTTTAAGAAAAACCCTTTACGTTTGTTGCGGGGAGACCAAACAGCAGGTTCGGCTCAAAGTGGCTGCAATTCACCCACTCTAGAGGGTTTGGCATCCAGGATGTTTTTGCACATCTTGTATCACACATTAATCATTTGTCACCATGGAATCCAAGCCCTT
The Narcine bancroftii isolate sNarBan1 chromosome 1, sNarBan1.hap1, whole genome shotgun sequence genome window above contains:
- the LOC138757111 gene encoding P2Y purinoceptor 1-like — encoded protein: MDNEDYKLICVGTGLKSIFCYLDQDQALFFIQVYVVPLIFLMVLIIGLTLNSLVLWVMIRQTRPWNRSTLFLCNLTIADTMWILTLPFFIHYHFCRLHWVFSNVICKIMRCMYHTCFYNSIYFVTCISLDRYLAIVHPLQSFFLLNMRQSLFVCVGIWVLSAIVSIPSVFMTFVIPCSSNQSVCTLYIFSYGTGKTLPYSVISTVTGFVLPFMAIYYCYWSCTRELKRHNLKSVQKKKKLFRLMYSVLIIFSLMYLPYHLIRNACITIRAMSNNQTRLINSLDASFSMEMAICSLNTCVNPFFYFVTNGNAKNSLRKTLYVCCGETKQQVRLKVAAIHPL